ggctactttgaagaatctgaattataaaatacattttgattttaacacttttttggttactacatgattccatatgtgttatttggatgtcttcactattgttccaCAATGTAGAAAGGTCCAAATAAAGAAGAACCCTTTTGACTGCTactttatgtaaataaggtatttctgaaaTTAATTTGCAATAACTTTGCAAAGAGTtctaaaacatattttcactttttcattatggggtattgtgtgtagaccgggacaaatcaattttgaattcaggctgtatcaacAAAATACAGAATAAGTCAGGggtatgaatagtttctgaaggtactgtCCTGTAGCAGTGCACATGCAAGGTTTGATTTAATTTAAGATCCAACTAGACTAAGTTGCATCTGCTTTTGATATACAGTAtctatgtacaggtaactgccaaaataaaggaaaggccttgagtaaatgagggatacaaagtatatggAAAGCagttgcttccacacaggtgtggtcccTGAGTTAATTAACCAAttatcatgcttagggtcatacatatacagtacacacacatatatatatatctatatatatatataaaatgccCAGTTttacccattattttggctaccatggttaGAAGAGAAGatatctcagtgactttgaaagaggggtctcaaaggagcgtAAGGGGTTTAATGTGTTTGAGTGTGTACGTTTCTCAGTAAGAAGATCTCAACGCAATGAATACGTTTGAGCGATTCAAGAGTGACGCCTGAgtgtgttttccaccaccatcaacaaaacaccaaatgatggaatttctcgtggaagacGGGTGTCGAATAACTCCAATAGATTTCCAGATACTtgcagaatctatgccaaggcgcattgaagctgttccggtggctcgtggtggcccaatgtCCTATTAAGACACAATGTTCGGTTTCCTTTATTTAGGCAGTTATCGGTATGTTTAATGCTGATGCTTATATCTGATAACCATATACAATTATAGTGTGCATGGCTTTGTGTTCATCCGCTTGATTAATAAATTAATGACCTGAGGCTTGTTTCAAGTGATCATCCCATAACTTCACATGACCACCTTCCTAATCCTAACACTGtcctcccctctgttctccaGGAAGACAACGAGATCCCCTCCAGCATGTTCATCAAGGACTCCACCAAGACCCGCCAGGCCAGCCAGCTTGAGGACGACGCCCCTGCCCCGTCTGTCACCGGCATAGATGCCAACCGCTCTCAGGAGGAGGGTCTCCATAACATCAGCCTGTACTCCTCCGACAATGACACCGGGGGTCTCCACGAGGACGACGAAGCcctggagggagaggcagagctgGGCCTAGAAGCGGCCCTGCCCTCCTTCGAGAGATCCAGAGCCGACCGGCTGAAGCGCTCCAGCCTGAAGAAGGTGGACAGCCTGAAGAAGGCCTTCTCGCGCCAAAGCATTGAGAAGAAGATGACCAGGATCAGCACCAAGATCGTGCCACCCGCGAGCCGTGAGAAGATCAAGAAAAGCTTTACACCAAATCACCCTAAGAGTCTCGCCGTCAAGAGCTCTTCTTTCAAGGTGTCGCCCATGACGTTCAATGTGAAGAAGTTGCGAGGCGAAGGGGAGGCCTCGACACAGCCCAGAGGCTCGCCTAGCGGGCAAGCCCACGTGGAGATCCCTCCCTTGGGTAGCATGGATGGGGATCTGCCCCTGGCTGAGGTGTATTCCCAGGAAGGGCTGGgtgtggaggggggagaggagctaGCTAGTCCTTCTACCCCTGGGAGCGTGCAGGCCGATTTGACCATCAATGGAGAAGCGGGGAGCCTTGAGTGTGATCTGACCATCGATCGTCAACCGGGGCTTGCTCTCCCGGAGCATGATGACGAtatgggggaggaggaagaggtttaTGATGAGGTAGAGGAGCAGGAAAGCCTGGTGGAGGTAAAGGACCCCATACCTGCTGTAGAGCAAGCTTCATAATCTCATCCCTCTCATCTTTTGCTCCTCCACATTCCCTGGGTATTTTATGTTAACATGCCAAAACTGtagtcatccctccatccttccagcCTACCAATTTCAAAAAAATCTCAAGCCCCAGTGCTAACGAGCCCCTAACCATTCCTGGCCCTCCAATGCCTCCAGCCCTGCATGTACAATTGATCCAAGAGATCCATGGACATATCCCAGATCACCAAGCTTCCATTTCAGAGATCCTGATTTATCAAGAGTGATCAATATATCCTGCATCAGTTGCTCCTGCCTGGTCTGTATAGCTACCTACCCTTCTTTGGGGCTACCTTAGGAAAAGAACCAGCAAGCCAAGCGACTATAACTCACCTTCCCAACTGGAACCTAGGCTTCTGAACAGCACATCTCCAGGATGCTGAGCcaactcactctctctgtttatctgtctttgCATGGGCCTCTCAGTCTGACGGATAGTCTCTTTGTTCTCCTGCCTCGCTTGAATGCCGGTAAATCCTTGGCAAAGAGGGTAGAGCCCACAGCTTGGGAAGGGTAGCCCATTGCCAGGTTGTCTGGGCATTGGTATGGGGCGGTAGCTATGTTTCTAAAGCAAGGTCGGTGTAAGGCTGAGGTTTGTGACATATGCACTTGACCCAGGTCTGGATGTAACCATATAACCCGAGTGCAGGGTAAAAATGGAGCCATAGCATTAAGGCAATTTCATGCCATCCCTACTTTAGTTCATTTATTTGCCATAATATATATACTCATCAGACATCTCATGACAAAAACAGCTTGAAAGTGGTAAGTTAAGGGAGGGTAAGTTGATATCTCTGTATTAGGGTAAGTCTACTGGGAGCACTATTGAGACAGAGGATGACTTGGGACCTTAAGGCTCTACAAACTGGGACTTTCCTAAACACCCTATATCAGGGCAATCATAATCTTACGTTTATGTATATATTTGATTATAGGGAGTTAAATATCAGTAGGCATAATGACTTATATAAAATCATATTTGAGTACTGTCACCTGACTTTCATAAATATACTGTAAAAATTGTAATGTTGGAGTTGATTACGTGTGCATTCGGTGCACCTAAAGTTAGCATAGCACTCACATAAACAATGTTGACACATTCCTATATGGttgaaacacacatgcacacaaacactagATTAACTAGCACACATTTACAGAGGCACCCACAaagacaatcacacacacactcatacacgcaCGGAATTCTTCAAACTTACACTGGCTGTTGTGGGTAATTGCCATGCTGGAGTGAGGAATTCCTGTTTTTGAAGCCCTGTTGAAAAAAACAGCATAGACCAGCATaggctggtgaccagccttcattgtttGGACACTTGTCACCAGCATTCCAGCATATGGTGGCCACCCGCAAAACCCGCATCAAGTTACGTTATGCTGGATTTGCAAAGTGATGTCTAATTCCTAATGGAATCCAGCCTGAACGGGGATATCCAACAATTTGAATGTTTATTCACCCACGATTTGCATTCAGAATGATTGCCAGGGTTTTGCCCTCAAAacatcaaatcaagctttatttatacagcacatttcagacatggaacgCAACGCAATGTGCTTTATGGGGGGGGGAACAAATCAAAAATGATAATATAggtgaaatatttactacacaacaaacataagataAAAAACTAAAGAATGGTACAAAAtaaaccaatggctgtgctgtgtaggcAGTTCAGCCGTGGCACAATCAATTGGAAATTGACAGCTAATGGTGCTGAAAGTAGGCAAATTTGAGTAGGCATAATTAATTTGACTTTACTAACAACAAGAGGActttgtgttggagcctatttattcatatttaagaaataagaggtaggcctacctgtttggCAGATTAAATTAGGCAATAGGCTGCTATATAGATATATTTCTCAGTCAATTACATGTCAGTGAAGGGGGTATGAGGGTATGCCATAGCCCTACTTTTTATGAAAGAAAATGGCAAAAAGCCAAGCTTACCTCTTGTTAGTTTAATATTTTAAAACTGATCCGATTATATAACGTGATATATTAGAGCACTTTGGTCCTTGATGCTTTACAATATGCATTGTTTTGTGTCTTTGACATTCAGAGGCTGAGACACAACCTTCTATAGCCAAGGACCCCAAAAATATactttgcttgggaagtaatTCTAATTCTCTCTATCAATTGATTAGGCGATTCACTTTCTGTACAATAAATGTTTAAACCCAGGCAACTTTTAGGGAAACCGTTGTGACCATCTCTCGTTGAGTTAAGCCACAGAAAAGGGCTATTTTTTTCTCAGACCTGCAAATACgatgatagattcatgcaatgcttctactataaaggagatcTTTCCCCCCCTACTCTCTTCCACGGTGGTCtgtgaacccacaaccttctggccaGCAGCCCTGTGGGTTATCAAAATTCCTGCATTGCTATGTAATGCTTACAGGAAGAATAACACTTTCTAAAACTGTTTCTAGaaggctctggtctgtccaaGATGTGAGGATAAATGGTATAGACATGTTCTCCGCTATCCACtttgtttttaaattattattagtGGTATAAGGGAGATTCACTTTTTTTCAAGCATTCAGGGAGGGTTTAATTGAAATGTAACTGATGAACTGTCCATATTCATTTCAGAAAGATCCCATTTTCTCAATGTAACCCTTACTACAAAATAATGTTCACCGCCTAAACTGGAACAGTTTCAGTAACGGGTGAAATAAGTTCAACTAAGATATTGGGTTAGTATGCATGTTATGTATCTTTGTGTTGCATAAGATAAATTAATTGATTAATTAAaacaatcaatgtacatgcaaaaacacagatattgaaacaaacTATTCTAGAAAATCAAACTGCAATATAGCATGCTGGGAAATAAGATAATGATGCCCGTAGTTGAGCAGACCAGCTTGTCCAGCTAGACCAGCATACActccaaagaagaaaaaaaaggtttTGCCAGGGCTTAGGGTAATTTTATTTTTCATATTAAGAATTCCCTCTCCACAGTGTTTTCCTTTTATGCCATGAAATGCTACACTGTAGCATAGTTCCTTTAATTGCATGGTACACTATAGGCTACTGATTGCAGTGAAAGGAAGGTAAACAACAAGTTACTGAATTTCTACAGCTGAATGAAGGTGTTATTGCTGTAAAAGGATAGTATGCTGCTGAATGCTGGTTACCTAAGACTATACCTCACTTGGGATTTGAACTCAAACTCTTTGTTGCTAATGACCTGAACTTCCTGCTACATCACCATGACCATGTGCATGACAGCATGACAGTGCTTGGCCACAGATTTAAATGGCAAGAACACAATTCTGTACACAGCTGCCCAGAATCAAGTCCATAATTGTATAATTATCTGACAACACCAATGTGAAAATATCAGTCCTCAGGGACACTTGATGTAATGTGTGCATAAATgctttggggatttgaacttagaGGCCTTTAGGCAGAAGTGCATTAATGTTTCAACAGTGCCACCAGGTACATCATTGGTACCAAGAACatgtacattcagaaagtattcacatcccttgacctTTTCCCCATTTtgtacagcctgaatttgaaatggattacattgtgATTTCTTTTGTGACTGGCCTAACACAATGCACCATAATGTCACCATAacgtttttttttacaaattcattacaaattaaaagctgaaatgttttaAGTCAATAAGTaaatcaacccctttgttatggcaagccaaaATAAGTTCGGGAGTAaagatttgcttaacaagtcacataataagatccatggactcactctgtgtgcattgtgtttaacgtgatttttgaatgactacctcatctctgaaaCATACCAGTggtctggggcggcaggtagcctagtggttagagagttggatttgtaaccgaaaggttgcaagatcaaatccccaagctgataagataaaaatctgtcattcttttcctgaacaaggcagttaacccactgttcctaggccgtcattgaaaattagaatttgttcttaactgacttgacaagTAAAATATATTTGGGGGCATGGTCTAATATGTGTGTTTGTGGCAACTATCAGTGGAAGTGTTGTACCAGTTTAAGTGGTTGATGGTTGTGGTCAAACATGGTCAGTTTTGCAGTTGTTGTAAGAGCATGTGACATTAAATAAGAGCTGTACTGTTAAAAGGTTACTTTGTAATTTACAGTAAATTAATGGAAGTTAGTTATATGGATATTACTGAATTTTGTGCCGCTGAATTGACTAACAGCTGTCAGTTATTGTAAAATTCACAGCAACTGCTAGGAACATACTGACAGTTAGGTTGCCAGTTAATCTATTGTAAAACGCACAGTAACATATTTGCAACGAGCTGCCAGTAGCTCACTAACTTCAAGGAACTTTTCTGATTACAAGAACGCTTATGACATTAGGTGATAACTATTATGTAGTCTTTTGCATGAGCACACTTGGGACCCAGCCTCACCTGGCATCAACATCTAGGTTGGCAGCAAACTGACCTTCCTGCCACACAATCAGGTCAATGTGAATTCTACAATTACTACTTGCAGCAAGCTGACAGTAAGTTGACATTTAAACATGAACTTCCCAGTGACCAACTTCCATTAACTTACAGGAAAATGCACAGTAACCTTTAATAGTTCAGCTCTTATTTTGTCACAAGCTCTTACAAAAAACATGTACCACTGGCCATAAACAAATCAGTTGCTCTAACTTAATAATAAAACCCCTTAAACTGGTACAACACTTCCACTAACAGTTGGCACAAATGTAACATATTTTAGACCATGCCCCCAAATATACTAATGTGCCCACCCCAGCAATTTTTttaatttacctttattttactaggcaagtcagttaagaacaaattcttattttcaatgacggcctaggaacagtgggttaactgcctgttcaggggcagaacgacagatttgtaccttgtcagctcggggatttgaacttgcaacctttcggttactagtccaacgctctaaccactaggctaccctgccgccccatctatATTTCAGATGCCATGAAAGGTAAACAATAATTTAACAATAACACCATtaaactgtaaaaaaaatatatatatatatatactgtatttttacTGCAACTCAGTAGCCGGTAACTTACTATCAAATAACAGGACATTTTTAACAGTGTATGCCATAAGCACATCTGAAGTATCCTATAAGTATAACTGTAAAACATGTCATTGCTTCTACCTTCTAACCAGAGGGTTATTCATAAGAGGATTCTAAACGTAACTCAAAATGGTTCCCCTACCTACAGGAACTAATCAAACCCTTTCACATTGCACCCAAAATGGTTCCCCCATGGGGATAAATTACAATACCTATTGGTTCTAATCTTTTAACACTGTCACACCTagggctgttatggtgaccaTATTACTGCCACACTGTCACTCATGAGTCATGACCAGATTAAAACTCCATGTCACCGAGTCACGGTAATCTCttatggtagtacccaacttgctaatgaccatcaggtcactaatggcctgTTACTATTGTCCCGCTAACCACTCTGGCATCAATTCAAATCCAAtcgaaaatcacatcaaacactgaTCATCAAAACAGTATCATGCATTTAGAACTCACATCACTGTGATTAATCAGtctgaagaaagaagttcaacaggTTTAAACTTAATGGAAAACATGGtcattgtggatgttgtttcaaagcctaaaAACGAAATTGACAGcactttctaaggtgatgattaattcaaAACATCCATATGCATATTAGAGTTTATGCAAAGAATTGGCCTAAATATGAGCTCAAGCCCGAAAAAAAACCCTGAGTTAAAATAATGATTGTGCCATTATAGAATACATAGCCTACCGCACATTAAGCATGGCAGAAATACATAAATATgtacataattggtctagccGATAGCCCAAAATTAAACATATTCTAGTAATTGCTTTTGGAGTGTGGACTgtatgcatactggatggacttgTTACCTCATGCTACGCTCCAAACTTTCTATACATGAGTTGGGGAGAGAACATAGGTGATACTGTTGGTTCATTGATAGTGTAGGGTGACTTACAgagttacagtgcattcagaaaatattcacaccccttgatttttttgaaaaaaaaaatgtttgtctgAATTTAAAATAGTCAAATGAGATTTGTTTTGGTACTGGCCTACAGACAATACTCCATACTGTCAAGGTGGAATTGTgttttgacatttttacaaattaataaaaaatgtaaagctgaaatgtcttgagtcaataagcattcaacccctttgttatggcaatccTAAATAccttcaggagtaaaaatttgcttCAGTAACATAAGTTTCATGGACTGACTGTGTGTAATACTAGTGTTTAAGAtgctttttgaatgactacctcatctctataccccacacatacagataattgtaaggtccctcagtccagcagtgaatttcaaacagattcagcCACAAAGACTGAGGTTttccttaccaagaagacagtgaatattTGAgtggttttgacttaaatctgattGGAAATATATgggaagacctgaaaatggttgcctagcaatgatcaacaaccaatttgacatagcttgaagaattttgaaaataataattggcCAAATGTTGCAcatgtgtgcaaagctcttagaggcatacccagaaagactcataaCTTTAATCGCTGATTCTAACATGCATTGCCTCAGGGTTGAAGACTTGTTTAAtcaagatactgtatatatatatatatatatatatatatatatatacacaaatgtGTTTTTTTATATTTCTAATGTTGACATTAGAATATTTTGTGCAGATCGTTGGCAATTTATTTGTACAATTAAGTCCTtctgaatcccactttgtaacaaaatgtgtagaaagtcaaggggtgtgaatactttctgcatGCACAGTAGCCAATAATTTgggacattttgaaacaaattttCTTCATGTCATAATGTTTTTTCAGAGCTGTCTAAAATACAatagatttattgtgatggtgcattttaaaataatttattagactttaaatgtagatgttccaaaggcgaGCATCAGCAACTTGTATGAGTGGAGGGCTGGAGATGCTAAACATGTTTGTTACTTAACCgtcaattactgtgagaccgGCAGTCTTTCGCATGACAATAACCGCctgacaaaatttcatgaccACTACAACCATAGTCACATGAACAGATCTAGTATTGTAGCAGGAAATTCAGGTTGCTGGCAACtgagaggttgtgagttcaaatcccaagtGAGGTTGACACCAAAGTAATCATAATTTTACTGTTTGGCAAAACCACGCCCATCagtatcatatttcccagcattgCAGTTAGATTTTAAGAATAGTTGTTTTCAATATCTGtgttgcatgtacattgattggttAAGGAATACATTAATTTATGTtttgctacacaaagataaataactaAGTTAATCCAATCTTTTAGTTGGACTTATTGCACCCGTGACTGAAATGGTTGTTCGAGTTTAGTCTAATTTTGTTTATCTTTCTGACACTGGCAGTCATTCTAAATCCACTCTGgatggattccaataggaattaaacatcactttgcaagccagcataatgtaaCTTCTTGCTGGTCACCAGAGCCTGCAGGTAGGGAGGGGAAGTTCCTCATTGTTCAGTAGGTGAGCACCATGGTTTTGTAGTGgatgtgagcttcaactggaagctagtggagtgtgcggaggagcgggtgacaaGAGGGAACTTGGGAAGGTATAAAACCATGCGGGCTGCAGCATTCTGAATTAGTTGATAGCACAAGTGGGGAGCCCAGCAAACAGCGAGTTGCAGCAGTCCAGACGGGAAAGGACAagagcctggattaggacctgcactgcttcctgtgtgaggtatggatgttgtagagcatgagcCTGCAGGAGcgggtcactgctttgatgtttgcagagaacaacagggtcatgccaaggttctttgcactctgagAGGGTTACACTGTGGCGTTGTCAgccgtgatggagaggtctttgagcAGGCAGGCCTTttctgggaggaagagcagttctgTCTTGACGAGTTAGAGCTT
Above is a genomic segment from Oncorhynchus nerka isolate Pitt River linkage group LG1, Oner_Uvic_2.0, whole genome shotgun sequence containing:
- the cavin2a gene encoding caveolae-associated protein 2a — translated: MGEDSSHAERLSNSSSILVNPQQYHAQQDNMDLLVPSFSPSSAPSSPTDTLSKLGLKTPGSPGSPTSPMARDQVSAITVVALLDKLVNMLEAVQENQLRMEQRQADLEGAVQGVQGDVTRLSKNHTSTSNSVSKLLERSHKVNTHMKEVRERLDKQASQVKRLEANHGHLLKRNHFKVLIFQEDNEIPSSMFIKDSTKTRQASQLEDDAPAPSVTGIDANRSQEEGLHNISLYSSDNDTGGLHEDDEALEGEAELGLEAALPSFERSRADRLKRSSLKKVDSLKKAFSRQSIEKKMTRISTKIVPPASREKIKKSFTPNHPKSLAVKSSSFKVSPMTFNVKKLRGEGEASTQPRGSPSGQAHVEIPPLGSMDGDLPLAEVYSQEGLGVEGGEELASPSTPGSVQADLTINGEAGSLECDLTIDRQPGLALPEHDDDMGEEEEVYDEVEEQESLVEVKDPIPAVEQAS